GAAATAGCTTCTAAGCTTCTTTTGTTGGAGAGTAAGTTTCAGATTGTTGCTGTCAACTTCTGTATAGAATTCAATTACTAGGCCCTGGCACTAGCCCATTTCAGTTTTTTCAAGGATTCTTCACCTTCGAATTTTCTTGTTCTATGCTATTTCATAATCTCTGTTGTAAATGCGGTGTAACCGTCTTGACCATCAACATATTTTGCACATAGATTTGATTGTTTGCCAAATTTTGTTCATTTGTGCATAGATTGATTTAGAAAATAGTGAATCTTTACTTTCATGTCCATGGCAAATGCATGACTCTATTGATTATCTGGATACTGTTTTGTTCTCATGATTCTAGTGCTTTAATTTACCTTTTATTTCCTCCTTACAGTTTGGAATGATTTAATGTCTTATCATTTGTACCTCAGATAATGTAAATTTACTTATACCATTAACTGGAGCCTATTCATGTTGGCCATCCCTTTACAGAAGCAAGAGAAAGGGAATGGAGATCTCAGCTTCGCCCTGATTCCCGGCAAAGAATTGTCAACAAAATGTAAATTTCATCTTATGTTGTATTCGGTGATCCGAATAGCTTTCATTTTGCCTGCTTTTGCACTTTGAAAGAAAAAGTAGCCATAAATCATATTTCCTTGAGGTTTGTCATACGGAAATAATTTGATCACAAAGCGTGCATTTTAGTTGAGGAACTGAAGAAGAtacaaatcaaaatatacaATATTTCCTTAACTTTGGATTGTTTGGTTGGAGGTTTGCTTCTGCAATCCTGTATATGTCACATCAAATAAGCAGCTACTTTAGGATAATATTATGCCTTTGGCTTCTATTTGTTCTAAAGCACTTGTTCTTTTAAAAGAGATGTCCATTACTGCATTAATACTTATGGTTTGAGTAGCTTTGTTACATCAAGTTATTTCTGTTCCATATATGCATTTtcctttctttaatttttaggAGGATTTATAATCCTCTGTTCGCTTTATATTTTTCTCCCCTTTGACTGAATAGATGTCTTCTAGTGAAAGCTGTAGCACTAATAAACTATATAAATTTCTAGTTTGATAGATCACAAGGTATTGTTAGCTCTTCATTCTCGTTTGAGTTTTGATATACcatttttctatattttgtaACCTATACTTACCGTTGAAGGTAACAATTTCATCAATTCATTCATAATCTCTATATGAGCTTTAGCAAGCTAGTGCTGCTCCTAGTCTATATAGTGGACGACGACcatgtttcattgatattttgacaATTGTGTTCTCTCCTTTGTGGATCTTAAAATATCAGTCACTTTGATCTAACTATGAAGCTACTCTGATTTTCTTTCAGAAGGGAAACGATAGGAAGACATCTTCCTGTTAGTGGTCCAGAGGGATCACAAGAACTTTGGAAGATTGCCCGAAGGTTGGAGGAGAAGATTTTTGCAGCCGCATCCAGCCAGGTATATACTTACGAGTAACTGGCCTCATTGTCGTTTTCATTTATCATTATCTATGCGAACACATATATGGATGATGGAAGATTGATTGGATGTGGTTTCACCTTATTTCAGACTGATTaccttagaaaaatatctttaaagatgcttACAATGGAGACCATATACCAGGGACGCCATGAACCTGCCAATCCAGGTAACTGATCTCTTTGGAAGGCAATAGTTATTATTGCATGTAAAGTCGTTAATATTTCATGTTTTCCCTACACTACATGATACAAATCCGAGGCAGAACCGGAGCAGGAGCCGAAGAATGCCGGCATGGACTGATGACTATCACATGGGCTAGCATTTGAAGCAACTGTAAGTTATAAGTTTTAACGGTTCAAATAGCTTTATGTTGCGTCTGGTTCAAATGGAATTGCATAACTGTTTTGCTCACCTTCTGTTTGGTATTTTGTATTACTAAGTTTTTGTCAAGGGTCATTGAGGGTCAGTGTTTTATGTATTTAGAATTTTGTGAACATATTTACCTCTTGTTTTCTgttctttttataaaattttgaaaatagaaatcactgaaaataaaaataaaaaatgaaaatgcaaATCAAACTCACCCTAAGTGCTGCGTTTACAATTTCAGCTTTAGACACCAATGATAATACTATCCTTGCTCTCTTATctttcaattaaaataaattcgTCTTCTTGATCGAATATTATTTGACTTGATTCTTATGCAAACTATTGTCTAAATAGTTATTCCTTTTACTAAGTGTTTCCGATTTTCGATCGTGAATAGGGTTTGGGATGCAGCAGTTTCTCGCATTCACGAACAACTCCAATGCGATTGACAGTTCGTAATGGAGCATGTGCTTGTTTGAATTTTCAAACTTTGATGTACATGTATCAATActcgtttttttattttattttttgctcTCTTTGTCTTTACAATtacatacatataaaatttGTACACAAATTtctttttgtaaaaaaattatatgtttttttgCTAATTTTAAGACTTTGGTCTCAAAATTTGTTAGTTAAAATATGAAATACTTACCATATCAACTAATTtcgtatttattattattatatatttaataaataaaagaataaattaataataatttttttttctattaatacACTAATTGTAAATAATTTTCAAAGCATCCTCACTTTcgattaaaattttaaaatacaaacaaaaattcataataattaaaaaattatctcttttttgtttctttctaatttcttttttatttaaattaatgtaggaaatatttttatatttatggtTGTCTAAAAAAgcaaatatcaaataaaaagtaaaatatgttgtttgtttttaaaaattttaaaatatttttaaaatttaatttgattatagcatttaaatattcttatatattttaaaaaatttaattttgatgcattgaatgtgtaaaatattttatataggTGTATAGTTATATTCGTTTTTTGAATACCAATTCACGCTGTCAATAAAATTAGTGACGGAGCCATGTTAATCGGAAGGAGACAATGCCCCCAAATTAATAATTTGTACATAccaagtttttaatttttttgttttatccctttttaattttcaatttttctatcctcttaacttatatttttcatgttagtttctcccaaaaaaaaaatttagctCCGTTCCGgaatgaaattaataattatttttgatgtattacataattaaattttattttaaatccaAATTTATATTTCACTTTTGTCatcatcttctttctttttcgtttctTTTGTCTCTAATTCTTCTGTTATCACCACCTTCTTTCTTCTCACAACACAAATTACCACATAGCATGAACCTAATAATACAAATTCCAGACACACATATATCTTATAAATTGACCTAAGTTTCACTATACTATAATCGGCTTGCATCAACATGGAGGAGTGTCAATATGTGAGTTGATGATGCAATAAAACTTAGTAGTGGTTTATGTGGTAGTTGGAGAACATGGAGGAGTGTCAATATGTGAGTTGATGATGCAATAAAACTTAGTAGTGGTTTATGTGGTAGTTGGAGAAGAAGGTAGTATGTTAAAAATTGGAGAATAGAGAAAGAAAACGAAGGaccaagaagaaaaaaataaggataaaattgaaatgaaaaagttgttggaattaatatttgaataaatgattatttgtacccatgaaagatGAAAATGCTGACATATGTATTCATATTAGATCAAAACTGAACTTGTATCCACGCAAGATGCTTTTCGTGTGACAAAAGTACCCTGTCTTGGATATGCACTTGCTTCGTGATTATTCGACCCTATATGGCACTCCAACCCTCCAAAGCGTTATCTATGTAGAAATAACCGTTGGTATATGACCGTTTGATAAGGTTTTACTCCTCAAATCGAAACCCTACCAAGTTATCTTCCCCAATTTGAACCATACCTCAAAAATCGAATCTTGTTGAATTTCATATAGTGTCAAGTGCACCCACAGTTAGAAAGAATTATCTCGTAAGCCCCGAAATATCTGTGCGCAGATTAAAATCTGCTGCAAATGATGGAAGTCGCAGTAGTTCTTCAAGTTCGAAGAAGATGAAGGAGAACAAGTTCGACGACAGATGCTTCTGTGGGAGGGGGGTTGCGTTGATGGAGTCTGGCACGATGACAAACCCTAATAGATGATTCATCAGATGTCCTCTATGGGCGGTAATGGCCATGCACTGTTATTGTTGAGATgagaaatttatttttgaatttcagtTGACATTTGGGtgtgtttcttttttttcatataagaGACTGCAAATACTTTGTGTGGGTGGATGAAATCGAAAAAGGATGGGCCTAGCAAGATCTTTAGCTAAAAGAAATTCGGAGCATTCTTATGCAAGGCATGAAAATTGATTGACTATCACTGCAGTTGGAAAAAATCAGCAAGCATCCTTAATGACAGCTAGGAAGATAGACAAATTTAGGGGTGAAATTAGGGGAATTAAAGTGTTGCTTTCAACCAATGTGTTGGGGGTAgcattttgtttattttttgagttGTATATTTGGTgatgaaaatataatatttgtatAATTTGGGATCTTTGTTAACCATGAGATAgtggattttttttatcttgGCATGACATGATGTCTAAGTCATCCTTACAttgttctgtttttttttttatttctgataCATTGACATAGACACCCATGCTTTCAACTTGTTGTTGCCATctaaattgattttgataaattttatcTTTAGACAATGCCATTTTAAATGCACATCaatctctcttttcttcttaaaCTAAATCTGTAACATAGGAACCTGATGGTTTTGGTTTTCAAACCCATGTTTCTTCCAAAATTAGATCAATGTGCTGTTAGAAGAGTGATAAAATTAACAATATGTTGGAAAAAACTTATATATAGATACTGCAAGTTTCATTGATTGTCAAAAATAATAGTCATCACATAAACCAAAGAAGGCAAGTATTGACAACTTACAACACATCCTCAAAACCAGCATAACTAACTCTACCCTTAAACAGACCATGAAAATGCATAACAAAATATAAGAGTCTTGTATCTCTCTTTAGTATACCAAAACAACAAAAGGCAAGCATAAGTAGTCTACGAGCTGTGTGGTTGTCCCTGCCTCAGCCTCTAGCACTTGGATTCACACCAGGTGTGAGCATGAACTGCATGAACTGTGTGGTTGTCCCTGCACTAGCACCTTACAGTGAGGTGTAGTTTGAGAGTTGTGTGTGGAAGGGGTTGTAGATGGATGGTTAGAAGACGGCGTAGGTGTTTGTAGTGTTTGTGCAGTCGGAGGAGGTCGCTTAACACTTCTCCTTTTAACTTGTTTTTTGGTTGTTGCATTATTTGTTAGAGGTTGTGGTTGTGAGCTTGTTGGCAGCGACATCAGTTGAGGTTACTAAATtctaaaaaacaaacaaatcaGATGTGTGACAAGTTAAACAAGAAAACTTAACTAATTGAGTAATGCATTGCACTTACTTGTACAGCGTGTGGTGTTGCGGAACCATTTTCCTCTTCAGTTGCTGCTGCTTCAGCatctgcagcatctaaggtctCCTCCCAGTATATTTCAGCCATCATATTCTCATCCTCATCACCTGCAGGCACTTGCAATGCAGCACTCCCTTCACccattgcttttttttttcttcttataacTTCTCTTATTGTGACTAGCCTACGAAAAAAAGTACTCATTATAAGTTCAACATGAATTTCAGGTGGAACTCGAGTTCCACAGtatgatcacaggattcaataACTCtagaatttgaataattttaggattcaataattcaataattttaGGATTCTAGAATTGAACTCACATACCTGGAGGCAGTATTTGTAGACAATAGTTTTGATCCTCCTCTTTATTCTATGAGAGTCACTCTTATTAGTAGGGCCATCATTTCTCTTATCTCTCTTGGTTGTTGGTCTTCCAATTGGCTTTCTATACCGTGGTGGCAGAATGGGTAGGGTGTCAAGGTGCTCCCAGAACTCTTGGCTTGGAAGCATTGAAAACTGATACGCTATATTGTATGCACCCATGGTGAGCCAATTATGTGCATACTCTTTGGGTCTTCTATTTTGGTAAGCTAAAGCAGCATAGGCATGTTTACATGGTAGTCCAGTTAGTTGCCAAAGTCTACAACTGCATGTACCTTTGCCCAAATCCATACTCATCTTCATGAGCAGACATTGCACTTCATACACATTTTCTGCGTCATCTTCGATAGGAAGAGGCCTCCATTTgttgctctctctctctctctctctctcttttctctttctaatcTACTCTGTCAAGTTAGGACTAACCTTCCACTATACCCAAGCAAAGCTTTTTTATTCCTTGCCATAATCCTCATTACATAGCATCTCACTTCCTCCAACATGGTAATTATCGGTTTTCCCCTCCTCCAACATGGTGATTATCAGTTTTCCCCTCATCTTTTTCACCTTGGCATTAAATACCTCGCATTTTTCGTTTGTGTAATTGTCCATTTTAGGGTATTCACTAAAATGAGATCTGCTCTATTATTTTGGACCAGTCTTGTCCAAGTATTCTCAAGCCCCAGCATTGATCTTCTTTAGCCTATCCATGGCAGCATTGAAGTCTTGTGTTGTAGTTGCCTTACTGCATAACCACATACATATTTTCAACTGTAAGTCACTCTATTTTTTGCAAAAATTTTGCCATATATGCATAGCACATAATTTGTGGTTGGCATTTGGGTATATTTCTTGCACGGCAAGTATTAACCCCAATAAGTATACAGTAAAATAAACAGCTCAAGAAGAATTCAATAAATTCAACATGTACATTCAAAGGGAATTCAATAAGAATTCAATAAGTAACTACTTGGGTTCACTAATCAGATTTCAATAATTATCTAACAATTTTGTATCTAAACTAGATTTCAATAATCAGGTTTCATTGAGTATCTAAATCAGAGTTTAATAAGTCCATAAACCAAACTATTTTTGAAAGACTTAAATCAGATCTCAATAGTCGTATTTCATTGAGTATCTAAATCAGAGTTCAACAAGTCCATAAACCAAGTTTCAAGAAAGACCTAAATCAGAAGCCAATAATCATATATCATTGAGTATCTATAGCAGAGTTCAACAAGTGCATAAACCAAACTTCAAGAAAGACCTAAATTAGAATGCAATAATTATCTAAACAAGGCTCAACGATAACCTAAATCATAACCAAATTAAGTCCCAATAACATACATCAATAATTATCTAAATCAGAATTCAATAAGTTCCCTAAGCTAGATTTCAATAATACCCTATATCAGATTTCAATTAGTACATGAATCTGATATAATGAAACATCTGCATATCTAACATGAAGTTAAACCCGTTTGCCTGAAAATCTTTcacattgatgagcggatattttatacacttttttatgttattttcttagTGTTTTCGGTATGTTCCATTAAGTTTTATGATATTTTAGTAGGTTTTAATGCAAAATTCACTTTTTGGATACTACTTTGAGCTTTTGTGTTTTTATCATGACTTTAGGTGATTTTTGGGTGATTCTAGCAAGTTTTGGAAAggtctgattcagaggcaaaGAAAGGACAATAGATGCTATCAGATCCTGACCTCCATGTATTCAAAAGTGtatttctggagctatagaggTTTAATTGATGCATTCTTAACGGCATTGAAAAGCTAACTTTTAGAGCTTtctatcaatatataatagtctatactttgctttgAAAATGAAGGCCCAAAATAGGTGTTGAATGCCCAAATTACCCCTTTTCTAGCGTTCAACGCTCCAAGATGATCAAGGCTGGCGTCGAACGCCCATAGCCAGTGTTCAATGCCACAAGGGGAGCAAGGAAGCAGTATATTCACTTGCTAGTGGGCGTCCAATTCCCACTCCTTCAAGTCAGAAGCcaagctcaacccaaacactcaccaaagTGGgtctggaagtggatttttgcacctTTAGCTTAGCTTATTTCATTATTGTAATTTCTAATTATTAAGTTTTCTCTTTAAGTCTACTCATTAGTATTTATAAGGGGAGATCACCAACGTTTGGGATCCCCACCACATTCGACTTTTACTCAGATTATTCTCTGTACaatatgagcaactaaacctcctaggttaaggttatGAGCTCTGCTAATtcctatgaattaatacaattacttttcTATTTCAATGAATGTGTGATTTTATTCTATGATgctgttgagttaagaaattaactaacataattgatgatgacaaacattatttttattgggttaaCTACCCAATTAGTgctgattattttttattaagtgaTGCAGGCCACATTTATCAAATATAGTAGAAGCCCAATTTGGAATAAACTGAAACAGCAAGTGGACTATTTAAACAAAGTAAGcccaaagaaaacaaagcaaagaaatcAGATGGGCTAAGTGGACATAGCTAACCCGAAGTCCGAATTGATCTCTCAAGCTAATCCCTctaaagtgcttccaccaaagCAACATTCACCTTTTTCTTTCGGTCAGACACAGTGAAAAGAGAGAGAACTTTGTTCCTCTTGCTAGTTTcatcaaagaagaaagaaagagaaagcttaATTAGAAAGGCAAAAGTCTAATCACCCAAATCTAACCATCTTAGGCTAAGTTAGAAGTTAAAGGTGATTTGTTTCCTCTTGCATGCATTTTACTTTcctctcttcttctccaattCTCTGTCAATCTAATTTGGGATACATGAAAAAAGTGATTTCTGATAATCACTGCTGTAAATCAGTGGTCAAATttgtttcttggggacaacgttGCAGCTCAAGGGTTCAGATCTGGGTTTaccattgaaaatatttttctttgctATCCTGAAGCTTTCAGTCAAGAAAGAAGGTTAGAACCAAAGTTTCTAATTTGAGAATAAAAGTAAGTTAGTAGCACACAACTCGAGGAGTTGACTTGGTAGAGAGCAACTCAACAACATGCAAGGACATACAAAAGACAATTTTTTCATTGTTCTGAAGCAATGAGAGAGAACCTATGTTTGGATGTTTATATTCTGAGAAGAGTTCTCTGAAGAAGTTTACCAACTTGGACAGTACTTCCTAGTAAAAGGAGCATTCCACCAGAATGAGGAACCAAATCAGAGGCAAGCTAATCTAGTTcatcacatagcaaagaggctgttgAAGCATTAATCTCCTTGATATTTTACagattgtaattttcttttcaatgtttatctttctgtaatttcttgagataAAAGGCTGAATGAGAGAGTTCTTGAAAGAGCCTAAAAGTGGAAAGAGGCAGAGAGAAATACTTGAGTAAAATGCCTAGAGTGATTTCatatttctttaggttgattcTATGTCTTGCATCTTGTACTAGtgaggtatccctttcttagttgggttagcactaagagtgaagagttaggtattagcatagtgatgaatccatatttgatgatgattttttgtTAGAATTGAATGAattttcatcacataaacttgCACTTATTTCCttgaatagcatgcttttgaactttCCTCCCAAATTGTGCTTGATTATGAAAATATGCTCTTTTGTACCTAATTTGAtctattttattccatttgccttccatttgatgccttgatgttgtttgtgagtgatttcaggtgtataaggtaggaatgggttggagaaaatggaagaagagcaTGCAAAGTAGAGGAAACAtgaagaattaaaggagatgaGTTCAGAGACGTGTGCGTACGTACAGCTACTTGAGCGTATGCACAGCTACCCAATCAGAGCGCGTGGATCATTTTGAGTGCGTCGCGCGTCCAACCAGGCATCGCCTAGTGTACGTGTGCACAGCtacttgtgcatacgcacaagacGGGATTTTCGCAAAGTGTGCGGACACACACGTCTGTGTGTCCGCACAAGTGTCCGCGCATAAATTCGTTTAAAAGGCACGTGACTCGCGATTTGGGGGCTTTGGAGGCCCATTTCTGAAGTCTTTTAGCTTATATTGGACGGGAAATGAAGGACATAACATAGCATATCATTAGTATAGTTTAGGAGTAGTGGTAGGAAgcttttagtttagtttttctCTAAGTTTTACATCATCTCTATTAGGGTTTATAGTAGAATTTTACATTCAAGTGCcatttctattttttatcttggatTTTGCTAGCTTCCATTGTAAGTATTCTCTTGTTATTACTCTTTATAGTTAGGTTGTCATTActctttcttctaattcaagttatagttcaattttatttctctcttgcaaattcaatttcttgttgatgaatttgatgtttgaagtttgtttcatgctttcttgtgttattcttgttgattgagaTCAATTGTTGCTTTTAGTTTCAAgctttttatcattttttccATGTTTACGGTTtttgcccaccaagtgtttgacaaaatatCAAACATGGTTTTAGGCTAAATTTTTTGCTCTTGGCTTGGGAAAGTGAGCAATTGGGTTTCTAGAGTtggaatgtccaacatttagtttcaattcttggattgttaattgttcttgttcccactaacgctaatttgttgctaaggcaattagcaagtaatTTAGGATTTATGGGTTGAGAACCCTTATGCTCGTTTAACTTACTTTCCGATGTGAGGGTTGATCAAGTGAGACTAATCCATCATAattgtcatagttgtggttcCAACAAGAAAAGGACCCTTAGCTCACTCCAAGCCAAGACTCTTTTTATGCTtccaatctttcatacacttctatgttaatctcttttatactttacttgtttatattacatagtcggttctttaatttcttcattagttcaatcattacaattttgcatgttcttttatTACTTTATATGTTTATTTCTTCATTTACAATTCCTTGATCACTACAACCAGAATTGCACACTCATTGTTCTAAAGTACTCCTTAGGAGACGACTCGGGAGCTAAATACTCTCggttttgaatttatttttattgtgacTATCTTTTGGGATTGAAATTTGATTATTGTCCAATTGTTGggtttggaactatacttacaacgccaATCTTATTTTGAGATAAATTTTGAACCTGCTTTAGGCCTTCTGTCACATAGCcaagtcaagttaggttagaacttaataaGAAAAGGATTGTGTCAATTCTGTGGAATTGttgtatgtaatactttaactATAGTGGAAATTCTACCACTGTTatggtggagactggatgtaggttgcattgcacaagGCAACTGAGCCAGGATCCATGATGGTGTTAGCTTCTCTCTTCCCTACTCTGTTatattttctgatattcatgagacagaacgaaattgtctcataaattttctGCTGCTGAGTTTAAATAGATTCATATTGAAAGTTTATAAGTTAAGCCTTATATCGTTAAAGCAAAAGAaggtcatagattcaaccccccatTCTCTAAGCCTTTTACAACCTTCAGATGCATTGTCGTTCTTCATCCTTATGAATCTCaattctacatgagttctttaCGAGTCCTGACCCGGATAGTATTGAGCTGCATCTTGAGGATGCATCATGGGTTCCAATAAAATTATTTGGATTAATGAGGTATGTGACATATAACCTCGTTAGTCAGGTACAATTGAggttcctgtggctctaagggcTAGAACCATAAGAGTAGCAATCTCTAATCCGGAAGATGCGGCCTTGTCTATGGCGTTTAGAGTAGGATCAATAAAGGGATTGACTTGCGCACACTTCACCCTATCCCAGATTGATCTAGTCCGTTCGGATGTTTGGTCTGGACCTGAGGAAATTAATGACCACGACCCATGGCTTTATCACTTACAGCCTTACCATTGAAGGAATTATTCATTGTTGAAATAGAGAGTATGACGTATCAATTCAGAAGAAGAAGCATCTCCGAAGCCTTAACCAACTACTAATTACTGTCTTTATCCTATCCATTTATCGCTTCTGTTATTGTTTGTTTATGTGCCTACAACAATCAAAACAACCTTtctatccgcctgactaagatctgtAGGATAACCATAACTTGCTCAATCCAGCAATCCTCATGGgatt
The Arachis stenosperma cultivar V10309 chromosome 7, arast.V10309.gnm1.PFL2, whole genome shotgun sequence genome window above contains:
- the LOC130940639 gene encoding uncharacterized protein LOC130940639, whose translation is MDTTTTSNWRDQLHPETRQLLLNDIMTKLKIGHPLGDYDEDLEFQKIAHSIEQKSYGGATNQADYFDEIASKLLLLEKAREREWRSQLRPDSRQRIVNKIRETIGRHLPVSGPEGSQELWKIARRLEEKIFAAASSQTDYLRKISLKMLTMETIYQGRHEPANPEPEQEPKNAGMD